The Anastrepha ludens isolate Willacy chromosome 2, idAnaLude1.1, whole genome shotgun sequence genome contains a region encoding:
- the LOC128865456 gene encoding probable ATP-dependent RNA helicase DDX55 homolog — protein MARRKWTELEKVSLSPAVLSVIASFGFERTTPVQSATIPLLLERKDVSVEAVTGSGKTLAFVVPMLEMLQRRQADIPWESKEIGSLIISPTRELAYQISEVLAKFLEREELQYLRQKLVVGGSSIEEDIRAIKKESPTILVCTPGRLEDLFDRKGDLNLAGRVKSLEFLVLDEADRLLDLGFKATINNILGYLPRQRRTGLFSATQTTEVTDLIRAGLRNPVRVSVKEKSTISTPAKLQNFYKIIEPEEKFLALLHFLRSPQTAQGKVMVFFPTCACVEYWMAIMTHFLPKRCILAIHGKMKNKRKNVVERFRQIKDAVLLSTDVLARGLDVPEIDWVVQWDPPASASSFVHRVGRTARQGNEGNALVYLLPSEDAYITFLRINQKVELSELLDADHNREELEQTLQKLHKLQLKDKDIFDKGTRAFVSHIQAYRKHECNAILRLKDLDLGRVATAYGLLQMPRMPELKNCAETNFIGPNFAVDVTKLSYQNQQKENQRKEKLKIYEESGVWPGKKKFKKNTESWEQTKKAKMDTKTKKELRKAKKQRKKESETQTGATAKKRKPQYTKEDLEELANDIRLFKKLKKNKISEEDFDKEMGIED, from the exons ATGGCACGTAGAAAATGGACCGAACTAGAGAAGGTATCACTTTCTCCAGCCGTTCTGAGTGTCATCGCAAGTTTTGGATTTGAGAGAACAACCCCTGTTCAA AGTGCCACAATACCCCTGCTGCTGGAACGAAAAGATGTCAGCGTCGAAGCGGTAACCGGCTCCGGGAAGACATTAGCCTTTGTGGTGCCCATGCTAGAGATGTTACAGCGTCGGCAAGCTGATATACCATGGGAATCAAAGGAAATCGGTTCACTTATTATTTCGCCTACGCGTGAATTGGCCTATCAGATATCCGAAGTGTTAGCTAAATTTCTGGAAAGAGAGGAGTTGCAATACTTGCGCCAAAAATTGGTAGTGGGTGGTAGCAGCATAGAAGAAGACATTCGTGCGATTAAAAAAGAAAGTCCCACAATTTTGGTATGCACTCCCGGCAGATTGGAGGACTTATTCGATAGAAAAGGCGATCTCAACCTTGCAGGCCGAGTGAAAAGTTTG GAATTCCTTGTGTTGGATGAAGCTGATCGACTACTTGATTTGGGTTTCAAGGCCACAATTAACAACATTCTTGGTTATTTGCCCAGACAGCGACGTACTGGCTTGTTTTCTGCCACACAAACAACTGAAGTAACAGATCTTATTCGTGCCGGTCTTCGAAACCCCGTTCGGGTATCGGTCAAAGAAAAGTCCACCATTAGTACACCGgccaaattacaaaatttttataaaattatagagcCTGAGGAAAAGTTTTTAGCTCTCTTACATTTTTTACGTTCACCACAAACTGCACAGGGGAAAGTTATGGTGTTCTTTCCCACCTGTGCGTGCGTAGAATACTGGATGGCAATAATGACACACTTCTTGCCCAAGCGCTGTATATTAGCCATTCAcggcaaaatgaaaaataaacgtAAAAACGTTGTAGAACGATTCAGGCAAATAAAAGACGCCGTTTTACTCAGCACGGATGTGTTGGCTCGTGGTCTGGATGTACCTGAAATTGACTGGGTGGTGCAATGGGATCCACCGGCAAGCGCAAGCAGTTTTGTACATCGTGTAGGACGTACGGCACGCCAAGGTAATGAAGGCAATGCTTTGGTATATCTACTGCCCAGCGAAGATGCCTATATTACTTTTCTGAGGATAAATCAAAAAGTTGAATTAAGTGAGCTACTGGATGCGGATCACAACCGTGAAGAGTTGGAGCAAACACTACAAAAACTGCACAAACTTCAA ttGAAAGATAAAGATATCTTTGACAAAGGCACTCGCGCCTTCGTATCACACATCCAGGCATACAGAAAACATGAATGCAATGCAATTTTACGTTTAAAAGATTTGGACCTGGGGCGAGTAGCTACAGCTTACGGCTTGCTGCAGATGCCGCGCATGCCagaattgaaaaattgtgcagAGACAAATTTTATTGGACCAAACTTCGCGGTAGATGTAACAAAATTGAGCTATCAAAATCAGCAAAAGGAGAATCAACGAAAAGAGAAACTCAAGATCTATGAAGAAAGCGGTGTATGGCCCgggaagaaaaaatttaaaaagaacacAGAATCAtgggaacaaacaaaaaaagcgaaaatggatactaaaaccaaaaaagaaTTAAGAAAAGCTAAGAAACAGCGCAAAAAAGAAAGTGAGACACAGACTGGCGCCACAGCGAAAAAACGGAAGCCGCAGTACACAAAAGAAGATTTGGAGGAACTAGCCAACGACATACGcctatttaaaaagttaaagaaaaacaagATTTCCGAGGAGGACTTCGATAAAGAAATGGGTATTGAAGACTAG
- the LOC128865449 gene encoding DNA replication licensing factor Mcm2: MADQVSSPPPATPGDADDRRELRAAMTSPIGDFEPFENEDEIFGDQTIREEEEEEGEELFGDNMENDYRPMPELDHYDPAMLDDDDNYSELSQGERQAAEAEMRKRDRALGIHRDDRDLGFDQSDEEDDVGPRAKRRAAEKAAEGEMEDAEMIESIENLEDTKGHSTKEWVSMLGPRTEIANRFQSFLRTFVDERGMYTYRDRIRRMCEQNKSSFIVSYTDLANKEHVLAYFLPEAPFQMLEIFDKVAKEMVLSIFPTYERVTTEIYVRISELPLIEELRTFRKLHLNQLVRTLGVVTATTGVLPQLSVIKYDCVKCGYVLGPFVQSQNTEVKPGSCPECQSAGPFSINMEQTLYRNYQKITLQESPGRIPAGRIPRSKDVILLADLCDLCKPGDEIEVTGIYTNNYDGSLNTEQGFPVFATVIIANHIIVKDCKQVVQSLTDEDIATIQKLSKDPRVAERIIASMAPSIYGHDYIKRALALALFGGESKNPGEKHKIRGDINLLICGDPGTAKSQFLKYTEKIAPRAVFTTGQGASAVGLTAYVRRNPVSREWTLEAGALVLADQGVCLIDEFDKMNDQDRTSIHEAMEQQSISISKAGIVTSLQARCTVIAASNPIGGRYDPSMTFSENVNLSEPILSRFDILCVVKDEFDPMQDQHLAKFVVNSHIKHHPSCEEFVEDTQTTGVAEIPQDLLRQYIIYAKENVRPKLTNIDEDKIAKMYSQLRQESFATGSLPITVRHIESVIRMSEAHARMHLRESVTESDVSMAIRMMLESFIEAQKFSVMKKMRTAFQKYLSFQKDHSELLFFILRQLTLDQLAYIRCKEGPRATHVEIMERDLIERAKQLDIFNLKPFYDSDIFKQNGFSYDPKRRTILQIVTEAAV, translated from the exons ATGGCG GATCAAGTGAGTTCACCTCCTCCAGCCACGCCGGGAGACGCCGACGACCGGCGTGAATTGCGTGCAGCTATGACTTCACCCATTGGAGATTTTGAGCCATTCGAGAATGAAGATGAAATCTTCGGAGATCAGACTATAcgtgaagaagaggaagaagagggCGAGGAGTTATTCGGTGATAATATGGAGAACGACTATCGGCCGATGCCAGAGCTGGATCATTATGACCCCGCAATGCTGGATGATGACGACAACTACTCAGAGCTGTCACAGGGTGAACGCCAGGCAGCTGAAGCTGAAATGCGAAAGCGCGATCGTGCACTTGGCATACATCGTGATGACCGAGATCTAGGCTTTGACCAAAGTGACGAAGAGGACGATGTCGGACCACGGGCAAAACGTCGTGCTGCTGAGAAAGCGGCCGAAGGCGAGATGGAAGATGCGGAGATGATAGAGTCCATCGAAAACTTGGAAGACACTAAAGGTCACTCCACCAAGGAGTGGGTTAGTATGCTTGGACCGCGCACAGAAATTGCCAATCGTTTCCAGTCGTTTTTGCGCACTTTTGTTGATGAACGTGGCATGTACACGTACCGGGACCGCATACGACGCATGTGCGAACAAAATAAATCGTCATTTATTGTGTCGTATACGGATTTGGCAAATAAAGAGCATGTGCTGGCTTACTTCCTACCCGAAGCGCCCTTTCAAATGCTGgaaatttttgataaagttGCAAAGGAAATGGTCTTATCAATATTCCCCACATATGAACGTGTCACCACAGAAATTTATGTTCGTATATCAGAGCTGCCCCTTATCGAAGAGTTGCGCACTTTCCGCAAATTGCACTTGAACCAGCTTGTTCGTACTTTGGGCGTGGTCACAGCTACAACCGGCGTGTTGCCCCAACTTTCAGTAATCAAATACGATTGTGTAAAATGTGGTTATGTTTTGGGGCCATTTGTTCAATCGCAAAATACTGAAGTAAAGCCTGGTTCCTGTCCTGAGTGCCAAAGTGCCGGACCATTTTCG ATTAATATGGAACAAACACTTTATCGCAATTACCAGAAGATTACCTTGCAAGAGTCACCTGGCCGCATTCCCGCTGGTCGGATTCCGCGCAGCAAAGACGTCATTCTTTTGGCGGACCTTTGTGATCTATGCAAGCCAGGCGATGAGATAGAGGTTACTGGTATTTATACAAATAACTACGACGGTTCGCTAAACACAGAGCAAGGATTTCCGGTATTCGCCACCGTTATAATTGCGAATCATATTATTGTGAAGGACTGTAAACAAGTTGTGCAATCACTTACGGACGAAGATATTGCTACCATACAGAAATTGAGCAAAGATCCTCGTGTTGCGGAGAGAATTATCGCATCAATGGCCCCATCCATATATGGTCATGATTATATTAAGCGTGCCTTGGCGCTGGCATTATTTGGCGGCGAATCTAAAAACCCCGGTGAAAAGCACAAAATTAGAGGTGACATAAACTTACTTATATGCGGTGACCCTGGAACAGCCAAATCCCAATTTTTGAAGTACACGGAAAAGATAGCACCGCGCGCTGTTTTCACAACCGGTCAAGGTGCTAGTGCCGTAGGTTTGACAGCTTACGTTCGTCGAAATCCCGTATCACGTGAGTGGACTTTGGAAGCAGGCGCTTTAGTGCTGGCAGACCAAGGTGTTTGTCTTATTgacgaatttgacaaaatgaatGATCAGGATCGCACTTCAATACACGAAGCCATGGAACAACAATCGATATCTATATCGAAAGCAGGCATCGTGACATCTTTACAAGCGCGTTGTACCGTTATTGCAGCTTCAAATCCCATTGGCGGCCGTTATGACCCCTCAATGACCTTTTCAGAAAATGTAAATCTTTCAGAGCCAATTTTGTCACGTTTCGACATTCTGTGCGTGGTAAAGGATGAGTTCGATCCCATGCAGGATCAGCACTTGGCAAAGTTCGTAGTCAATTCACATATTAAACACCATCCGTCCTGTGAAGAGTTCGTGGAGGACACACAGACGACGGGAGTAGCTGAAATACCGCAAGATCTTTTGCggcaatatataatttatgCGAAAGAAAACGTCCGCCCTAAACTTACG AATATTGATGAAGATAAAATAGCCAAGATGTATTCACAACTGCGCCAAGAATCCTTCGCAACCGGTTCATTGCCAATCACTGTACGGCACATTGAAAGCGTCATCCGTATGTCCGAAGCACATGCACGCATGCACTTGCGCGAGAGTGTGACTGAGTCCGACGTAAGCATGGCCATACGCATGATGTTGGAGAGCTTCATAGAAGCACAAAAGTTCAGTGTCATGAAGAAAATGCGCACGGCCTTCCAGAAGTATCTATCCTTCCAAAAGGATCACTCGGAGTTGCTGTTCTTCATTCTTCGGCAATTGACACTCGACCAACTTGCCTATATACGTTGCAAAGAGGGACCCAGAGCCACGCACGTTGAAATAATGGAACGCGATCTTATTGAGCGGGCTAAACAGTtggatatatttaatttaaaaccattttatgATTCAgacattttcaaacaaaatggtTTCTCTTATGATCCAAAGCGGCGAACAATTCTGCAGATTGTCACTGAAGCGGCTGTGTAA